The Coccidioides posadasii str. Silveira chromosome 3, complete sequence genome contains a region encoding:
- a CDS encoding uncharacterized protein (EggNog:ENOG410PFGH~COG:S~BUSCO:10463at33183), translating into MFFEFLATELVLHVFYSCDSIADVLNLSQTCHRFHRIFIGSQKLPVLANAAEAEYGPLHEIVQLVTQNASQPAHKVRQAPMSTNLLEQIVQVGRVARRWEEIYPIKKWKADYENRRLLTDIERFRLRRAIYRLWLYSRAFHSPSFPRTSRVVPVIVRERAELLHNWSTSELAEMEDVRLVIRDVVQNHICPSNGTIQRKFHKRYPDAKNSLLFNIHLNYPPPTTEFITSSSNHNSFDTFFFSSRSSHSGPSDDNGPFCHHTSPPNKYATKFRSDLYHEPGLEGWGDEIPHYYVVEDMLKLDPSQVLWLRENTLLKEHVERYIKSMGEWFENNGETFAQTLEWVVNERGEDILSFREAISDGELGIARTG; encoded by the coding sequence ATGTTCTTCGAATTCTTAGCCACTGAGCTCGTGCTCCACGTGTTCTACTCCTGCGATTCCATCGCCGATGTTCTCAACTTGTCCCAAACATGCCACCGATTTCATAGAATTTTCATCGGTTCGCAAAAACTACCTGTCCTAGCCAACGCCGCTGAAGCCGAATATGGCCCCTTACACGAAATTGTTCAACTTGTTACGCAAAATGCAAGCCAACCTGCGCATAAAGTCCGTCAAGCACCAATGTCAACTAACTTACTGGAGCAAATTGTCCAAGTTGGAAGGGTAGCAAGGCGCTGGGAGGAAATATATCCTATCAAAAAATGGAAAGCCGACTATGAGAATCGGCGACTTTTAACCGATATAGAGCGTTTCCGTCTCCGACGCGCTATATACCGGCTTTGGCTTTACTCGCGGGCGTTTCATAGTCCTTCGTTCCCGCGTACTTCGCGGGTTGTTCCGGTCATTGTACGAGAGCGTGCTGAGCTGCTCCACAATTGGTCGACCAGTGAATTGGCGGAAATGGAAGACGTTCGACTAGTCATTCGCGACGTCGTTCAAAATCACATATGTCCGAGTAATGGGACTATCCAGCGCAAGTTTCACAAGCGTTATCCGGACGCTAAAAACTCATTGTTGTTTAATATACATCTCAACTACCCTCCACCTACAACAGAATTTATCACGAGCAGCAGCAACCATAATAGCTTTGATACCTTTTTCTTCAGCTCCCGCTCATCCCATAGCGGTCCTAGTGATGACAACGGACCATTTTGTCACCACACATCTCCACCAAACAAATACGCTACTAAATTTCGGTCCGATCTATACCATGAGCCCGGTCTTGAAGGTTGGGGTGATGAAATACCACACTATTACGTGGTTGAGGACATGCTGAAGTTGGATCCAAGTCAGGTCCTGTGGTTACGGGAGAACACATTGTTAAAGGAGCATGTGGAAAGATATATTAAGTCCATGGGGGAGTGGTTTGAAAACAACGGAGAGACATTTGCGCAGACGCTAGAGTGGGTGGTCAATGAGCGTGGAGAGGACATACTCTCATTTCGAGAGGCTATTAGTGACGGGGAATTAGGGATTGCAAGGACTGGGTAA
- the BRX1 gene encoding Ribosome biogenesis protein brx1 (BUSCO:399376at4751~EggNog:ENOG410PGS3~COG:J~BUSCO:9950at33183) codes for MASVYKSISKKRKPSLKEDEHDEDVEMELEERLSDESSDSESDEQSIENHDTNGEMNTNSNDRSNSSGYMPKTRVLMLTSRGVTHRHRHLLADLAALLPHTHKESKLDTKKKTTGYNFLLNSLADLHSCNVIFFLEARKRGQDLYLWLSRPPNGPTIKFSVTNLHTMGELGTGFAGNCLKGGRGVVVFDQSFGDEEVMKTGNEWRGLVREMLRGVFSVPKRGVKGMKPFIDRVIGVCWVDGKIWIRVFEIRETDGKREKDGEEEEAADKRRSTRGKDRLPNVSLVEIGPRFVLTPIVILEGSFGGPVIYENREYVSPNQVRREIRVKKAARYASRRAGQMDRTVKNAGLGLGAEGEANRKKDELDPHVLFA; via the exons ATGGCGTCCGTATATAAGTCCATTTCGAAGAAACGGAAACCCAGCctaaaagaagatgaacacGATGAGGACGTGGAGATGGAGCTAGAGGAGAGGCTCAGTGACGAGAGTAGCGATAGCGAATCGGACGAGCAGTCAATTGAGAATCATGATACGAACGGCGAAATGAATACAAATTCCAACGACAGATCAAATTCATCCGGGTATATGCCCAAAACTAGAGTTTTAATGCTCACGTCTAGAGGTGTAACGCATAG ACATCGTCATCTCCTTGCCGATCTCGCGGCTCTCCTTCCACATACCCACAAAGAAAGCAAACTCGATACCAAGAAGAAAACAACCGGATATAACTTCCTCCTCAATTCCCTCGCCGATCTTCACTCGTGCAATGTCATTTTCTTCCTCGAGGCGCGAAAACGCGGACAGGACCTTTATCTGTGGCTCTCACGGCCGCCGAATGGCCCCACGATAAAATTCTCCGTAACCAATTTACATACAATGGGTGAATTAGGCACGGGGTTCGCCGGAAATTGCTTAAAAGGTGGCAGGGGCGTGGTTGTTTTTGATCAATCGTTTGGTGATGAAGAGGTTATGAAGACCGGAAACGAATGGAGAGGGCTTGTTCGGGAAATGCTTAGAGGGGTGTTTTCTGTGCCTAAACGTGGGGTGAAGGGAATGAAGCCGTTTATTGATCGGGTGATCGGTGTTTGCTGGGTTGACGGGAAGATATGGATCCGAGTCTTTGAGATCCGGGAGACGGATGGTAAGAGGGAGAAGGATggtgaagaggaggaagctGCCGATAAAAGGAGGTCTACGCGGGGGAAAGATAGGCTACCAAATGTTTCTCTGGTTGAGATTGGTCCGCGATTTGTTCTTACGCCGATTGTGATCCTTGAGGGCAGTTTTGGTGGCCCCGTCATCTACGAGAATCGCGAATATGTGAGCCCGAACCAGGTACGGCGGGAGATCAGGGTGAAGAAAGCCGCTAGGTATGCTTCGAGACGTGCGGGGCAGATGGATAGGACGGTGAAGAATGCTGGATTGGGATTGGGCGCTGAGGGCGAGGCAAATAGGAAAAAGGATGAGCTTGATCCGCATGTGCTTTTTGCATGA
- a CDS encoding uncharacterized protein (EggNog:ENOG410PT5W~COG:S~BUSCO:9162at33183) → MNPQSSRVRSPADVGGPSTSPPPLPEGWLAQWEGTLRKWYFVQPATGKSQWEVPTEPFIPTPSSTPHSIASPGPYHAPRAASLAPSETEAASREFQELRSGKWPGSGSFSNNSFGSMQPSPYQQVSTPGSQRTPTLSGTPTMSDQMQSSRPSSQGILGQVASDLASRTNNDEMVDVQQTNTPNQYTCPPSYSQVQGTSNQVQDVTMGQETSQLQNENTGAGTSFTPQQSQAPAYATPDHGQIPQGAPIPSSMPGTAPIAQSHGESQPAMVQPISSAPMEPGAQYQYFPGQTPPAQQGMIPYPTQPHQQPDPYYQKGPIPVPPGQFPSRIAPGSQPKDNGITVIHPDPNAAPLFPTRYSDAERRRQQAGMQSGYNSRTPPGQAYQVPAGGGYTQNTAPNQGGYSQYDQYAPRSGQRQPSQGSGPPWDYDRSQPEPQGGYPVHARYTPPQQHQHQPQPQAQHYRADSGGYPGGWGR, encoded by the exons ATGAATCCGCAATCATCGAGGGTACGAAGCCCAGCAGACGTCGGTGGACCGTCCACATCTCCGCCGCCACTGCCAGAAGGATG GCTCGCACAATGGGAGGGAACTCTTCGAAAATGGTACTTCGTGCAGCCTGCTACAGGAAAGTCACAATGGGAAGTTCCCACTGAGCCTTTTATTCCCACGCCGTCTTCTACCCCTCACTCTATTGCAAGTCCCGGTCCATACCATGCCCCACGCGCGGCAAGCCTGGCGCCCTCCGAGACTGAAGCGGCTTCAAGAGAGTTTCAAGAACTGAGAAGCGGAAAATGGCCGGGTAGCGGCAGCTTCTCT AACAATTCATTTGGAAGTATGCAGCCTTCACCGTATCAACAGGTTTCAACCCCCGGATCGCAACGCACTCCAACTCTCAGTGGCACACCCACAATGAGTGATCAAATGCAGTCCTCTCGTCCGTCCAGCCAGGGCATCCTCGGACAGGTTGCATCTGATCTAGCCAGCCGAACCAACAATGATGAAATGGTCGATGTTCAACAGACC AATACCCCCAACCAATACACGTGTCCTCCATCGTATAGTCAGGTCCAAGGTACATCAAATCAAGTCCAAGATGTCACCATGGGACAAGAGACATCGCAACTGCAAAATGAAAACACAGGTGCAGGCACATCTTTTACACCCCAGCAGAGTCAAGCCCCAGCTTATGCCACCCCGGATCATGGCCAGATACCCCAAGGAGCGCCCATTCCATCTAGTATGCCTGGTACAGCCCCAATAGCCCAATCCCACGGAGAAAGCCAGCCTGCAATGGTCCAGCCAATAAGTAGTGCCCCAATGGAGCCCGGTGCCCAGTACCAATACTTTCCTGGACAGACACCCCCAGCGCAGCAAGGGATGATTCCTTATCCCACCCAGCCGCATCAGCAGCCGGATCCATATTACCAGAAAGGCCCTATTCCTGTTCCACCAGGCCAGTTTCCGTCTAGGATCGCACCAGGTTCTCAACCAAAGGACAATGGCATTACCGTAATCCACCCGGATCCAAATGCGGCTCCCCTCTTTCCAACCCGCTATAGCGATGCAGAGCGGCGTCGCCAGCAAGCGGGGATGCAAAGTGGGTACAATAGCCGTACACCCCCAGGCCAGGCCTATCAAGTGCCGGCAGGAGGTGGATATACCCAGAATACGGCACCCAACCAGGGAGGATATTCCCAGTATGACCAGTATGCCCCGAGAAGTGGCCAGAGACAACCCAGCCAGGGAAGTGGTCCTCCATGGGATTATGATAGGAGCCAGCCAGAGCCTCAAGGAGGATACCCGGTTCATGCGCGTTATACGCCGCCTCAgcagcaccagcaccagccACAGCCCCAGGCGCAGCATTACAGAGCAGATAGTGGAGGATATCCTGGAGGATGGGGCAGATGA
- a CDS encoding uncharacterized protein (EggNog:ENOG410PGAN~COG:S~BUSCO:5023at33183), with the protein MAPALRSMRPARQHQAQRPVRSTRGAVVSYREISDSDPSEVEVSIPEDDDNDDDRERQIQALVRIIAREARLEHPNIRPLPRIKRSLNSTVPTKPAKKFKLEPEGVKPPWHTLPYHVLFTGKLKGLLDLLKMDPDSMSINYRDKVKHLEVDIYRAKPVLLYSLLKFTPRLRHLRLYSLGEYDRSKNITKHIPRWLFCDMPQPEALRDLRLHSWEWNGEINFPSIKSVHSHPAFTSLRSVRFYKLEHCDCGACRAPRELDYKNPAVQAEELVTALSLLPYLERLEFKSCDFAADLLPFLSMALTSLSVIDCDNVDSFIVEKFLSNHGYYLRELVLTQNYCLNMSFTTRLAELCPYLQVFIMDFNLSRERRLAGDVNPFDNLLLDYDPPSWPPTLQYLELQHLCRWEIQTAEILFNSLVESAHQLQDLRTLIITAIIKISWRDRAKFREHWMGTLERTFLRKSPPPSTRPTILKPTRTSQAGSSSSDSNDTRKQSFEAIPQRRSRRIAQRIALIDDMQSGSVTVGKGKEPANGGFESSAKQTQGGPVHGMCDVVKVRIDNLRPVSIPQAAENLADEDSGDSDWNGVDPEFDTSYAW; encoded by the exons ATGGCGCCAGCCCTTCGGTCAATGCGGCCAGCTCGTCAACACCAAGCACAGCGCCCCGTTCGCTCAACGCGTGGGGCAGTGGTCAGTTATAGAGAAATCTCAGACTCGGATCCCTCGGAAGTTGAAGTCTCTATACCtgaggatgatgataatGACGATGATCGCGAAAGACAGATTCAAGCCCTTGTGCGCATCATCGCGAGAGAGGCAAGGCTGGAACATCCCAACATTCGTCCCTTGCCCAGGATAAAACGTTCGCTCAACTCTACAGTTCCCACCAAGCCGGCAAAAAAGTTCAAATTGGAACCAGAAGGCGTTAAGCCGCCATGGCACACCCTTCCTTACCATGTCCTCTTCA CTGGGAAACTGAAGGGCTTGCTGGATCTGTTAAAGATGGACCCGGATTCCATGTCTATCAACTATAGGGACAAAGTGAAACATCTTGAGGTGGACATCTACCGCGCGAAGCCGGTATTGTTATACTCCCTTCTTAAGTTCACGCCACGGCTTAGACATTTGCGACTGTATAGTCTGGGGGAATACGACCGCAGTAAAAACATAACAAAGCACATTCCCCGCTGGTTGTTCTGCGATATGCCCCAGCCAGAAGCTCTGCGCGACTTACGCCTTCATAGCTGGGAATGGAATGGAGAAATTAATTTCCCATCCATCAAGTCTGTCCATAGCCACCCGGCGTTTACGTCCCTTCGGAGCGTACGCTTTTACAAACTAGAGCATTGTGACTGCGGAGCCTGCAGAGCCCCACGTGAACTAGATTATAAAAACCCTGCCGTTCAAGCGGAGGAGCTAGTCACCgctctttctctcttgccTTACCTCGAAAGACTAGAATTCAAGTCTTGTGACTTTGCGGCTGACTTGTTACCATTTCTCTCAATGGCTCTGACTTCACTATCGGTCATCGATTGTGACAATGTGGACTCGTTCATCGTCGAAAAATTCTTATCAAATCACGGGTACTATCTACGTGAGCTGGTTTTGACTCAAAACTATTGCCTCAATATGTCTTTTACCACTCGCTTGGCAGAGTTGTGCCCGTATTTGCAGGTGTTCATCATGGATTTCAACTTATCGAGAGAAAGACGCTTAGCGGGTGATGTTAATCCTTTCGACAATTTATTATTGGATTATGATCCTCCATCATGGCCGCCAACTTTGCAGTATTTGGAATTGCAGCATTTGTGCAGGTGGGAAATACAGACCGCAGAAATTCTTTtcaattctcttgttgaatCTGCTCATCAGCTTCAAGACTTGAGGACCCTCATAATTACCGCAATTATAAAAATCAGCTGGCGTGACCGGGCAAAGTTTCGCGAACATTGGATGGGGACTCTCGAACGGACTTTCTTAAGAAAGTCCCCTCCGCCGAGCACTCGGCCAACCATCCTAAAGCCAACACGTACCTCTCAGGCTGGAAGCTCTTCTAGCGATAGCAACGACACAAGAAAACAGTCTTTTGAAGCTATTCCGCAAAGACGAAGCAGGCGCATTGCCCAACGGATCGCATTAATTGACGATATGCAAAGCGGATCTGTCACAGtaggaaagggaaaagaacCGGCAAATGGAGGTTTCGAGTCTTCAGCGAAGCAGACCCAGGGTGGCCCAGTGCACGGTATGTGTGATGTGGTCAAGGTCCGCATTGACAATCTGCGGCCTGTTTCAATTCCTCAAGCAGCGGAAAATCTTGCCGATGAAGACAGCGGTGATTCTGACTGGAATGGCGTTGACCCAGAGTTTGACACCAGCTATGCCTGGTAG
- a CDS encoding uncharacterized protein (EggNog:ENOG410PHT4~COG:S) — MTEAAHLFARVFICVSSNSPACHGTASVREHARAYGYHASVWVSEPRAFSHRDVTPIIPKKHTRKSSALPETASFRAYPEESLGSVHVTPCPGPGAARRAYDAYVDFIFYCNPGVPSTTNTSELRRMFRLPPRSDGKCFSIYTLWELIQKLDRKEIKTWIQLAIELGVEPPSVEKKQSTQKVQQYAVRLKRWMRAMHVDAFFDYCMGNQHPYYTNVGALHDQDGGYRDGVSREEDLTLRALYPEWKPRKGRKRALAETNNPKRPRLDTQNPNTDSSDPYLPWSALPDDFEQHDHWTANSAFGTGNPAGDQRHNVTPADGARWDFPGPQRSSPLRYPQSAVTPRGSTQDAFFEREPKSAITPDFANRMHYKRRRDQPVLSPWAPSRSIQPSGEGSQQPLESARDAGTAGTLHTQNAARCGPPQEADCDPSVLARVGVETSGNTVQDLTNSSLPPNSTGPRPVKLQLQVPKGSPRPPVRLATPQLQVNGEFRRPSASFETQDSGESNHRYTNNTQNTYLGHTDPLVSCDNTTALSLDKVSRMFALEVQHARILGSPSAPSEKESVAITNAIIKQIKSQSAPNASSHMIALYCAVYLGLGQQLGLGGKRFGQLTIKITRGENREIDTAIPTPYTALDGISHGQPRMQCVLNYDLMLAPGITTKTTIHVSVPSLDTHDGGNSVGMDIHETDKVPRDALRVAIDDSEDDLLLMETGVDWKQRYLSLKKQIRKRDTALRQYKKKILEVVMDDI; from the exons ATGACAGAGGCTGCGCATCTTTTCGCCCGGGTTTTCATCTGTGTCAGTTCAAATTCGCCTGCTTGTCATGGAACAGCATCAGTCCGAGAGCACGCCCGGGCTTATGGGTACCACGCCTCCGTCTGGGTCTCTGAGCCAAGGGCCTTTTCGCACCGCGATGTCACCCCCATTATACCGAAGAAGCACACCCGGAAGTCTTCAGCCCTCCCCGAGACTGCCTCGTTCAGAGCTTATCCGGAGGAGTCACTCGGCAGCGTCCATGTCACCccctgtcccggtcccggTGCGGCAAGGCGAGCTT ACGATGCCTATGTAGATTTCATCTTTTATTGTAACCCCGGAGTGCCGTCAACGACGAATACGTCAGAATTGCGAAGGATGTTCCGATTACCACCTCGGAGCGACGGGAAATGTTTCAGTATTTATACTCTCTGGGAATTGATACAGAAACTCGACCGGAAGGAGATCAAAACCTGGATTCAACTCGCCATTGAACTGGGTGTCGAGCCTCCCTCCGTggaaaaaaagcaaagtaCCCAAAAGGTGCAGCAGTACGCTGTGCGCTTAAAG CGCTGGATGCGTGCAATGCACGTGGACGCATTTTTCGACTATTGTATGGGTAATCAACATCCTTATTATACCAACGTCGGGGCTCTACACGATCAAGATGGAGGCTACAGGGACGGCGTTTCAAGAGAGGAAGATCTCACCTTACGAGCATTATATCCCGAATGGAAGCCTAGAAAGGGTCGAAAACGCGCCCTGGCTGAGACCAATAACCCGAAAAGGCCACGTTTAGATACACAAAACCCCAACACTGATAGTAGCGACCCTTATTTGCCCTGGAGTGCTCTTCCGGATGACTTTGAGCAACACGACCACTGGACAGCCAACTCCGCCTTTGGTACCGGAAATCCAGCTGGAGATCAGCGACATAATGTTACACCAGCAGATGGTGCAAGATGGGATTTTCCTGGACCACAGCGATCTTCTCCCCTCAGATATCCTCAGTCAGCTGTTACGCCCCGTGGTAGCACCCAGGATGCTTTTTTCGAAAGAGAGCCAAAATCCGCCATCACACCAGACTTTGCAAATAGGATGCATTATAAACGACGCAGAGATCAACCTGTATTGTCTCCGTGGGCTCCATCCCGTAGTATTCAACCAAGTGGTGAGGGAAGTCAACAGCCACTTGAAAGTGCAAGGGACGCTGGAACAGCGGGCACACTTCACACTCAAAATGCTGCAAGGTGCGGTCCTCctcaagaagcagactgTGATCCGTCGGTTTTGGCAAGGGTCGGCGTGGAAACCTCCGGTAATACCGTGCAAGATTTAACCAATTCTTCTCTTCCCCCGAATTCAACCGGTCCCCGACCCGTTAAACTCCAACTTCAAGTGCCGAAAGGGTCGCCCAGGCCGCCTGTTCGACTCGCAACTCCACAGCTACAAGTAAATGGGGAGTTTCGTCGGCCATCTGCGTCTTTCGAGACGCAGGATTCCGGAGAATCCAATCATCGATATACCAACAACACGCAGAATACATATTTGGGACATACAGATCCCCTCGTATCTTGCGACAACACAACCGCACTATCCCTCGACAAAGTCTCTCGTATGTTCGCTCTTGAAGTTCAACATGCTAGAATATTAGGGAGTCCGTCTGCCCCTAGCGAAAAGGAGTCTGTCGCAATTACCAACGCAATTATCAAGCAGATCAAATCACAGAGCGCTCCAAATGCCTCCTCCCATATGATTGCACTTTACTGCGCGGTCTATTTGGGCCTAGGCCAACAACTTGGTTTAGGTGGCAAAAGGTTTGGCCAGTTGACCATTAAAATCACGCGAGGTGAGAATAGAGAGATAGACACTGCTATACCAACGCCTTACACAGCTCTTGACGGCATTTCCCACGGACAGCCGAGAATGCAATGTGTTCTCAACTATGACTTAATGTTAGCTCCTGGGATCACGACTAAAACAACGATTCATGTCTCCGTTCCATCGCTAGATACCCACGATGGGGGGAATTCTGTCGGCATGGACATACACGAAACGGACAAAGTCCCAAGGGATGCTTTGCGAGTAGCAATTGACGACTCTGAGGATGACTTGCTTCTGATGGAGACAGGTGTGGATTGGAAACAACGATATCTGAGCTTGAAAAAACAGATTCGGAAACGAGATACTGCTTTGCGACAGTATAAGAAGAAAATACTTGAGGTTGTGATGGATGATATTTAA
- a CDS encoding uncharacterized protein (EggNog:ENOG410PHT4~COG:S) — translation MEQHQSESTPGLMGTTPPSGSLSQGPFRTAMSPPLYRRSTPGSLQPSPRLPRSELIRRSHSAASMSPPVPVPVRQGELVQSIEPRTLPSRNITDATIDDAYVDFIFYCNPGVPSTTNTSELRRMFRLPPRSDGKCFSIYTLWELIQKLDRKEIKTWIQLAIELGVEPPSVEKKQSTQKVQQYAVRLKRWMRAMHVDAFFDYCMGNQHPYYTNVGALHDQDGGYRDGVSREEDLTLRALYPEWKPRKGRKRALAETNNPKRPRLDTQNPNTDSSDPYLPWSALPDDFEQHDHWTANSAFGTGNPAGDQRHNVTPADGARWDFPGPQRSSPLRYPQSAVTPRGSTQDAFFEREPKSAITPDFANRMHYKRRRDQPVLSPWAPSRSIQPSGEGSQQPLESARDAGTAGTLHTQNAARCGPPQEADCDPSVLARVGVETSGNTVQDLTNSSLPPNSTGPRPVKLQLQVPKGSPRPPVRLATPQLQVNGEFRRPSASFETQDSGESNHRYTNNTQNTYLGHTDPLVSCDNTTALSLDKVSRMFALEVQHARILGSPSAPSEKESVAITNAIIKQIKSQSAPNASSHMIALYCAVYLGLGQQLGLGGKRFGQLTIKITRGENREIDTAIPTPYTALDGISHGQPRMQCVLNYDLMLAPGITTKTTIHVSVPSLDTHDGGNSVGMDIHETDKVPRDALRVAIDDSEDDLLLMETGVDWKQRYLSLKKQIRKRDTALRQYKKKILEVVMDDI, via the exons ATGGAACAGCATCAGTCCGAGAGCACGCCCGGGCTTATGGGTACCACGCCTCCGTCTGGGTCTCTGAGCCAAGGGCCTTTTCGCACCGCGATGTCACCCCCATTATACCGAAGAAGCACACCCGGAAGTCTTCAGCCCTCCCCGAGACTGCCTCGTTCAGAGCTTATCCGGAGGAGTCACTCGGCAGCGTCCATGTCACCccctgtcccggtcccggTGCGGCAAGGCGAGCTTGTACAGTCGATTGAACCACGCACCCTGCCTTCGCGGAACATCACTGATGCGACAATAGACGATGCCTATGTAGATTTCATCTTTTATTGTAACCCCGGAGTGCCGTCAACGACGAATACGTCAGAATTGCGAAGGATGTTCCGATTACCACCTCGGAGCGACGGGAAATGTTTCAGTATTTATACTCTCTGGGAATTGATACAGAAACTCGACCGGAAGGAGATCAAAACCTGGATTCAACTCGCCATTGAACTGGGTGTCGAGCCTCCCTCCGTggaaaaaaagcaaagtaCCCAAAAGGTGCAGCAGTACGCTGTGCGCTTAAAG CGCTGGATGCGTGCAATGCACGTGGACGCATTTTTCGACTATTGTATGGGTAATCAACATCCTTATTATACCAACGTCGGGGCTCTACACGATCAAGATGGAGGCTACAGGGACGGCGTTTCAAGAGAGGAAGATCTCACCTTACGAGCATTATATCCCGAATGGAAGCCTAGAAAGGGTCGAAAACGCGCCCTGGCTGAGACCAATAACCCGAAAAGGCCACGTTTAGATACACAAAACCCCAACACTGATAGTAGCGACCCTTATTTGCCCTGGAGTGCTCTTCCGGATGACTTTGAGCAACACGACCACTGGACAGCCAACTCCGCCTTTGGTACCGGAAATCCAGCTGGAGATCAGCGACATAATGTTACACCAGCAGATGGTGCAAGATGGGATTTTCCTGGACCACAGCGATCTTCTCCCCTCAGATATCCTCAGTCAGCTGTTACGCCCCGTGGTAGCACCCAGGATGCTTTTTTCGAAAGAGAGCCAAAATCCGCCATCACACCAGACTTTGCAAATAGGATGCATTATAAACGACGCAGAGATCAACCTGTATTGTCTCCGTGGGCTCCATCCCGTAGTATTCAACCAAGTGGTGAGGGAAGTCAACAGCCACTTGAAAGTGCAAGGGACGCTGGAACAGCGGGCACACTTCACACTCAAAATGCTGCAAGGTGCGGTCCTCctcaagaagcagactgTGATCCGTCGGTTTTGGCAAGGGTCGGCGTGGAAACCTCCGGTAATACCGTGCAAGATTTAACCAATTCTTCTCTTCCCCCGAATTCAACCGGTCCCCGACCCGTTAAACTCCAACTTCAAGTGCCGAAAGGGTCGCCCAGGCCGCCTGTTCGACTCGCAACTCCACAGCTACAAGTAAATGGGGAGTTTCGTCGGCCATCTGCGTCTTTCGAGACGCAGGATTCCGGAGAATCCAATCATCGATATACCAACAACACGCAGAATACATATTTGGGACATACAGATCCCCTCGTATCTTGCGACAACACAACCGCACTATCCCTCGACAAAGTCTCTCGTATGTTCGCTCTTGAAGTTCAACATGCTAGAATATTAGGGAGTCCGTCTGCCCCTAGCGAAAAGGAGTCTGTCGCAATTACCAACGCAATTATCAAGCAGATCAAATCACAGAGCGCTCCAAATGCCTCCTCCCATATGATTGCACTTTACTGCGCGGTCTATTTGGGCCTAGGCCAACAACTTGGTTTAGGTGGCAAAAGGTTTGGCCAGTTGACCATTAAAATCACGCGAGGTGAGAATAGAGAGATAGACACTGCTATACCAACGCCTTACACAGCTCTTGACGGCATTTCCCACGGACAGCCGAGAATGCAATGTGTTCTCAACTATGACTTAATGTTAGCTCCTGGGATCACGACTAAAACAACGATTCATGTCTCCGTTCCATCGCTAGATACCCACGATGGGGGGAATTCTGTCGGCATGGACATACACGAAACGGACAAAGTCCCAAGGGATGCTTTGCGAGTAGCAATTGACGACTCTGAGGATGACTTGCTTCTGATGGAGACAGGTGTGGATTGGAAACAACGATATCTGAGCTTGAAAAAACAGATTCGGAAACGAGATACTGCTTTGCGACAGTATAAGAAGAAAATACTTGAGGTTGTGATGGATGATATTTAA
- a CDS encoding uncharacterized protein (EggNog:ENOG410PU02~BUSCO:15516at33183), protein MSRTSGEEQLNFLLSCVKHSNNGKVNFEAVATECEIVTKGAAAKRYERLLKANGINPNGRGPADDEASTPTENTTPKKPRKTAASKAGTPKEKEPKSANATPRKRRGGKAATAASPTKKAKSAEKIKEEDSGDEGEISETATSGDNDGVKPKAGLRTNNDPFLAPAADKGSDEDESLQDFINTAKSAALKREDIETEV, encoded by the exons ATGTCTCGCACCAGCGGTGAAGAGCAACTCAACTTCCTTCTGAGTTGTGTCAAGCACTCGAACAATGGAAAG GTTAACTTCGAAGCAGTGGCAACGGAGTGCGAAATCGTCACCAAAGGCGCTGC TGCCAAGCGATATGAACGTCTTTTGAAAGCTAACGGAATCAACCCCAACGGACGTGGCCCAGCTGACGACGAGGCAAGCACCCCAACCGAAAATACTACGCCCAAAAAGCCTCGCAAGACCGCGGCCAGCAAGGCAGGAACTCCGAAAGAAAAGGAGCCGAAATCTGCGAATGCCACTCCACGCAAGCGCAGAGGAGGCAAAGCAGCGACTGCCGCCTCTCCAACAAAGAAAGCCAAATCTGCAGAAAAAATCAAGGAGGAGGATAGCGGTGATGAGGGTGAGATCAGCGAAACCGCAACCAGCGGGGATAATGATGGTGTCAAGCCCAAGGCAGGCCTTCGCACCAACAATGATCCTTTCTTGGCACCTGCTGCGGACAAGGGAAGCGATGAGGACGAGTCTCTCCAGGACTTCATCAACACCGCCAAATCTGCTGCTTTAAAGCGAGAGGATATTGAAACCGAGGTTTAA